From the genome of Candidatus Buchananbacteria bacterium, one region includes:
- the maf gene encoding septum formation inhibitor Maf, whose translation MNRSIILASTSPRRKQLLTEAGLVFEIAESNYEEDLTLPLKPEDLALELSRGKAQAVAKLYPDAIIIAADTMVVYENQILGKPHTATTAKAMLSMLNGRKNLVITGFTVIDTKTNRIVSKAVTSTVYFKQLTPKQIAEYVATGEPLDKAGAYAVQGHGSALIEKIEGDRLNIVGLPMNDLLSVLKDFGVVVKK comes from the coding sequence ATGAACCGATCAATAATTCTCGCTTCAACCTCACCGCGACGTAAACAGCTTCTCACCGAAGCTGGTTTGGTTTTTGAAATTGCCGAAAGTAATTATGAAGAAGACTTAACCTTACCGCTCAAACCAGAAGACCTAGCACTTGAACTTTCACGCGGCAAGGCCCAGGCCGTTGCTAAATTATACCCTGACGCCATTATCATTGCCGCCGACACCATGGTGGTTTACGAAAACCAAATCCTTGGCAAGCCGCACACTGCCACCACCGCCAAAGCGATGCTTAGCATGCTTAACGGCAGGAAAAATTTAGTTATCACTGGTTTCACCGTGATTGATACTAAAACTAACCGGATTGTTTCCAAAGCCGTTACCTCAACAGTCTATTTTAAACAGCTTACGCCTAAACAAATTGCTGAATATGTTGCGACTGGCGAACCGCTGGACAAAGCCGGCGCCTACGCCGTCCAAGGTCATGGCAGCGCTTTAATTGAAAAAATTGAAGGCGACCGTTTGAACATTGTTGGGCTGCCCATGAACGACTTATTATCTGTTCTTAAAGATTTTGGCGTGGTGGTTAAAAAATAA
- the msrB gene encoding peptide-methionine (R)-S-oxide reductase MsrB: MTAPIKKTEAEWEQELSPEQYRVLRQKGTEAPFSGKLLHYKETGIYACAACGAELFSSDTKFDSGSGWPSFSDVLKNENLKTAPDTSHGMHRLEIMCGRCESHLGHVFDDGPTATGKRYCVNSLSLTFKKTK; the protein is encoded by the coding sequence ATGACTGCACCCATCAAAAAAACGGAAGCTGAATGGGAACAAGAGCTTAGTCCCGAACAGTATCGCGTGCTGCGCCAAAAGGGGACTGAAGCGCCGTTTAGCGGGAAACTGCTCCACTATAAAGAAACTGGCATCTACGCCTGCGCTGCCTGCGGCGCAGAATTGTTTTCATCAGATACTAAATTTGATTCGGGTTCCGGTTGGCCCTCATTTTCCGATGTCTTAAAAAATGAAAACTTAAAAACCGCACCCGACACTAGTCACGGTATGCACCGGCTTGAAATTATGTGCGGCCGTTGTGAAAGCCACCTCGGCCACGTTTTTGACGACGGACCGACTGCTACCGGCAAGCGCTACTGCGTCAACTCGCTTTCTCTAACATTCAAAAAGACCAAATAA
- a CDS encoding RNA polymerase sigma factor translates to MENQESEIIGRCQAGDSQAFGLLYDRYVKKIYDFIYYKTWHKETAEDLTSQTFFKALNKIKDFNVNKGTFQAWIYQIARNTVIDHYRSSKAELAIEDVWGLSDESDIERDVDTAAKLAQVEQYLQKLKPQQRDIIILRLWENKTYQEISEITGLSLTNCKVTFSRVMSKLREDKALIVLYLIILSEKLLWLTR, encoded by the coding sequence ATGGAGAACCAAGAGTCTGAGATTATTGGTCGTTGCCAGGCGGGCGATTCCCAAGCCTTTGGCCTGCTCTACGACCGATACGTCAAAAAAATCTACGATTTTATTTATTATAAAACCTGGCACAAAGAAACGGCAGAAGATTTAACCAGCCAAACCTTTTTTAAGGCCTTAAATAAAATTAAAGATTTTAATGTGAATAAAGGCACCTTTCAAGCCTGGATTTACCAGATTGCCCGAAATACTGTTATTGATCACTACCGTTCCAGCAAGGCCGAATTGGCAATTGAGGATGTCTGGGGATTATCGGACGAGTCCGATATTGAACGCGATGTTGATACTGCCGCCAAGCTAGCCCAGGTTGAACAATATTTGCAAAAATTAAAACCACAGCAACGAGATATTATTATCTTGCGGTTGTGGGAAAATAAAACATATCAAGAAATCAGCGAAATTACCGGATTAAGCCTAACAAACTGCAAAGTCACTTTTTCCCGCGTGATGTCGAAACTACGGGAAGACAAAGCCTTAATCGTCCTTTATTTAATAATTCTAAGCGAAAAATTACTATGGCTAACGAGATAA
- a CDS encoding winged helix-turn-helix transcriptional regulator, translating to MLNNQEIQKNKNILAKNDRQIKNRCNLHYLSSDPTRLKILLLLKKHEELCVSDLAKIINVTVSAVSHQLKLLENCGIVKGSKTGKTVCYCLTDKNLELIIE from the coding sequence ATGCTTAATAATCAGGAGATTCAAAAAAACAAGAATATTCTAGCCAAAAATGATCGACAGATTAAAAACCGATGTAATCTGCATTATTTGTCGTCAGACCCGACTCGCCTGAAAATCCTGTTATTGCTAAAAAAACACGAAGAGCTTTGTGTTAGCGATTTGGCAAAAATAATTAATGTTACTGTCAGTGCGGTTTCACATCAGTTAAAATTGCTGGAAAATTGCGGCATTGTCAAAGGATCAAAAACGGGAAAGACAGTCTGCTACTGTCTGACAGACAAAAACCTTGAACTCATTATTGAATAA
- a CDS encoding glutaredoxin family protein, with translation MNLTIYTTPTCVYCKMAKEFFTSNNINYQEINVAADQAAARTMVQKSGQLGVPVITVEKDGKEEIIIGFDRPRLSQLLDIK, from the coding sequence ATCAACCTAACAATTTACACCACTCCGACTTGCGTCTACTGCAAAATGGCAAAGGAGTTTTTTACCAGTAATAACATCAACTATCAGGAAATCAATGTTGCTGCTGATCAGGCGGCAGCCCGGACCATGGTTCAAAAATCCGGCCAGCTCGGCGTTCCGGTTATTACCGTAGAAAAAGATGGCAAAGAGGAAATTATTATTGGATTTGACCGGCCACGACTCTCCCAGTTGTTGGACATCAAATAA
- a CDS encoding superoxide dismutase: protein MNNSGYKLPALPYSYDALEPFIDQQTMQLHHDKHHQTYVDKLNAALTGHEELKMKSPEELISNLESLPAEIKTAVQNHGGGHINHSLFWNILKKDTAITGEIKEAITTQFGSFDAFKEQFSKAALNQFGSGWAWLVVNQAGALEITATANQNSPLSDGKMPILALDIWEHAYYLKYQNKRPDYIEAFFNIINWDEVNNNYRAAKK from the coding sequence ATGAACAATAGCGGATACAAACTGCCTGCATTACCATACAGTTATGATGCGTTGGAACCATTTATCGACCAGCAAACAATGCAGCTGCATCACGACAAACATCACCAAACGTATGTTGACAAGCTCAACGCGGCGCTAACCGGACATGAAGAACTTAAAATGAAATCTCCCGAAGAGTTAATCAGTAATTTGGAATCACTACCAGCTGAAATCAAAACCGCTGTTCAAAATCATGGCGGGGGACACATTAACCATTCGCTGTTTTGGAATATTCTTAAAAAAGATACTGCTATCACCGGCGAAATTAAAGAAGCCATCACTACCCAATTCGGCAGTTTTGATGCTTTTAAAGAACAATTCAGTAAAGCTGCCCTCAACCAATTCGGTAGCGGCTGGGCCTGGCTTGTTGTTAATCAGGCCGGAGCACTTGAAATAACTGCTACTGCCAACCAAAACTCGCCACTGTCAGATGGCAAAATGCCAATTCTGGCACTTGATATCTGGGAACATGCCTATTATCTCAAATATCAAAACAAGCGTCCGGATTATATTGAAGCCTTCTTTAATATTATCAACTGGGACGAAGTCAATAATAACTATCGCGCCGCCAAGAAATAA
- a CDS encoding acetolactate synthase large subunit has translation MKASDLLVQALENEGVTHIFGVPGEENLDLIDSLRDSKIKLIVTRHEQAAGFMAATVGRLTGVPGVALSTLGPGATNLITAAAYANLGGMPLFLLTGQKPVKRSKQGKFQMIDTVQIMKPVTKFSKQIVYSESIPALVREAFKKAESERPGAVHLELPEDVAAEKVTEKLFAVTQVRRPVADSKAISLAVEMIKSAKLPLLVIGAAANRKQTAKMLQEFIDKTGIYFIDTQMGKGVIDERHEKYLGTAALSANDYVHCALDRADLIINVGHDIIEKPPFIMAPDKKQKVIHINFFPAEIDQIYFPQLEVVGDIANAVWQIKEQLPSINWNFDYYQKVKTLCAEQMKIASEQKNFPLSPQSIVEQIRQAMPDDGIVALDNGMYKVWFARQYQTYQPNTLLLDNALATMGAGLPSAIAAKIVHPRKKVLAVVGDGGFMMNSQELETAVRLGLNITIVIINDNGFGMIKWKQQAMKFQDFGLSYHNPDFVAYAQSYGASGHRIENNHSLKNTIDQCLNTPGVHVIEVPVDYSYNHKILTEELAKKTCNL, from the coding sequence ATGAAAGCTTCTGACCTACTCGTTCAAGCGCTCGAAAATGAGGGAGTAACCCATATTTTTGGCGTTCCAGGTGAAGAAAATTTGGATTTGATTGATTCCCTGAGAGATTCAAAAATCAAATTGATTGTCACTCGCCACGAACAAGCCGCCGGTTTTATGGCCGCCACCGTCGGCCGGCTGACTGGCGTACCCGGCGTTGCACTTTCAACGCTTGGACCGGGTGCCACAAATTTAATTACTGCGGCAGCGTACGCCAATCTTGGCGGCATGCCGTTGTTTCTATTGACTGGACAAAAACCGGTTAAACGTAGTAAGCAGGGAAAATTTCAAATGATTGATACGGTACAAATTATGAAACCGGTTACCAAATTTTCCAAACAGATCGTCTATAGTGAAAGCATCCCTGCGCTGGTTCGCGAAGCATTCAAAAAAGCCGAGAGCGAGCGACCGGGTGCGGTCCACCTGGAATTGCCCGAAGATGTTGCCGCTGAAAAGGTGACCGAAAAACTTTTCGCAGTCACCCAAGTCCGACGGCCCGTCGCCGACAGCAAGGCAATCAGCCTCGCTGTTGAAATGATCAAGTCAGCAAAACTACCACTGTTGGTTATTGGCGCCGCTGCCAACCGTAAACAGACTGCTAAAATGCTCCAAGAATTCATAGACAAAACCGGCATTTACTTTATTGACACCCAAATGGGCAAAGGAGTAATCGATGAACGCCACGAAAAATATCTGGGCACAGCCGCACTATCGGCCAACGATTATGTTCACTGTGCGCTTGATCGGGCCGATCTGATTATCAACGTCGGCCACGATATCATTGAAAAGCCGCCGTTTATTATGGCCCCGGATAAAAAACAAAAAGTCATACATATCAATTTTTTTCCGGCGGAAATCGATCAAATTTATTTCCCGCAACTTGAGGTGGTTGGAGATATTGCCAACGCCGTTTGGCAAATAAAAGAGCAGCTCCCGTCGATTAATTGGAATTTTGATTACTACCAAAAAGTCAAAACTCTGTGCGCCGAACAAATGAAAATTGCATCAGAACAGAAGAATTTTCCGTTAAGTCCTCAATCGATCGTCGAACAAATCCGTCAGGCTATGCCCGACGATGGTATCGTGGCGCTTGATAACGGAATGTATAAAGTGTGGTTTGCCCGGCAGTACCAAACATATCAACCAAATACCTTACTGCTTGATAACGCCCTTGCCACAATGGGGGCTGGACTGCCATCGGCAATCGCCGCAAAAATTGTACATCCAAGAAAAAAGGTGTTAGCCGTTGTTGGCGACGGTGGTTTTATGATGAATTCTCAAGAATTAGAAACAGCTGTCCGGCTGGGACTTAATATAACGATTGTTATTATTAACGACAACGGGTTTGGAATGATAAAATGGAAACAACAGGCGATGAAATTTCAAGATTTTGGCTTGAGCTACCATAATCCCGATTTTGTTGCCTATGCTCAAAGCTACGGTGCCAGCGGTCACCGAATTGAAAACAACCACTCATTAAAAAATACCATTGATCAATGCCTTAATACTCCAGGCGTTCACGTTATTGAAGTGCCGGTTGATTACTCGTATAACCACAAAATTCTAACCGAAGAATTAGCTAAAAAAACCTGTAATCTATAA
- a CDS encoding NAD-dependent succinate-semialdehyde dehydrogenase, whose protein sequence is MALQSINPATEEIFSKTEELTNEQIKEKITLADHTFAKWRTTTFEDRAKLINEVAKILRSEAQTIGEIMTKEMGKPIKQAIAEVEKCAWVCEYYAKEAPKFLTPEKITTDASESLVRYDPIGIVLAIMPWNFPFWQVIRFAAPALMAGNVGLLKHASNVQLAAKKIEEIFLRAGIPVGVFQNLAISSGKVETIIRDPRVKAVTLTGSEHAGAKVAALAASEIKKSVLELGGSDPFIVLEDADIANACSVAVTARNINNGQSCIAAKRFIVVSSVAEEFKKLFKEKFEALKIGDPMAETTDIGPVVNKQALEELENQIKKSVAAGAKILTGGKRVGNTGYFLQPTILTEVAPGMPAYHEEFFGPVASVIVVKDEAEAVQVANDTHFGLGASIWTSNISRAKQLIPQIDAGAVFVNGLVKSDPRLPFGGEKRSGFGRELSHHGIKEFVNIKSVWIK, encoded by the coding sequence ATGGCTCTACAATCAATTAACCCGGCTACAGAAGAAATTTTTTCCAAAACCGAAGAATTAACCAATGAACAGATTAAAGAAAAAATTACTTTGGCGGATCATACTTTTGCCAAATGGAGGACCACAACATTTGAAGACCGGGCAAAATTAATTAATGAGGTAGCTAAAATTTTAAGATCCGAAGCCCAGACGATTGGCGAAATTATGACCAAAGAAATGGGCAAACCTATCAAACAAGCCATAGCCGAAGTCGAAAAGTGTGCTTGGGTTTGCGAATATTATGCTAAAGAAGCACCTAAATTTTTAACTCCGGAAAAAATTACCACCGATGCCAGCGAAAGTCTGGTTCGATACGATCCGATCGGTATTGTGCTTGCAATTATGCCATGGAATTTCCCGTTTTGGCAGGTTATTCGTTTTGCCGCCCCGGCTCTTATGGCCGGAAATGTCGGACTGCTCAAGCATGCCTCCAATGTTCAGCTGGCGGCTAAAAAAATTGAAGAAATTTTTTTGCGTGCCGGCATTCCGGTTGGGGTATTTCAAAATCTTGCCATTAGTTCCGGAAAGGTTGAAACAATCATTCGCGATCCAAGGGTTAAGGCGGTCACTTTAACCGGCAGTGAACATGCTGGCGCTAAAGTTGCAGCTTTGGCCGCTTCAGAAATTAAAAAGTCTGTCTTAGAACTTGGGGGCAGCGATCCCTTTATCGTCCTGGAAGATGCGGACATAGCAAATGCCTGTTCAGTCGCCGTTACCGCCCGCAATATCAATAACGGACAAAGCTGCATCGCCGCTAAACGGTTCATTGTGGTTTCAAGCGTTGCTGAAGAATTCAAAAAATTATTTAAAGAAAAGTTCGAAGCGTTAAAAATTGGCGACCCAATGGCTGAAACAACCGATATCGGCCCGGTTGTCAACAAGCAGGCTCTGGAAGAACTAGAAAATCAAATCAAAAAATCAGTTGCCGCCGGCGCCAAAATTCTAACTGGCGGAAAGCGGGTAGGAAACACCGGCTACTTCTTACAGCCAACCATTCTGACTGAGGTCGCACCGGGCATGCCAGCCTACCACGAAGAATTTTTTGGACCGGTTGCATCAGTTATTGTCGTTAAAGACGAGGCTGAAGCCGTTCAGGTTGCAAACGATACCCATTTTGGTTTAGGTGCCTCAATCTGGACAAGTAACATCAGCCGTGCCAAACAGCTTATTCCGCAAATTGACGCCGGCGCTGTCTTTGTTAACGGTCTGGTAAAATCCGATCCACGCTTGCCATTTGGCGGTGAAAAGCGTTCTGGTTTTGGTCGTGAATTATCACACCACGGCATCAAAGAATTTGTTAATATAAAATCGGTCTGGATTAAATAA
- the bcp gene encoding thioredoxin-dependent thiol peroxidase: protein MKLKIGQKAPAFLLPDQNGTLHKLSQYAGGWLLIYFYPKDDTPGCTKEACTIKDNFPAFGELKANVVGISADSVASHKKFAVKYKLPFTILSDEEKKIITAYGVYGKKSFMGKTFMGIKRTSFLIDPKGTIVKIYENVKPPLHAKEVIDDLKALS from the coding sequence ATGAAACTAAAAATTGGCCAAAAGGCTCCAGCTTTCTTATTGCCGGATCAAAATGGCACACTTCATAAACTTAGCCAATACGCCGGCGGCTGGCTACTGATCTATTTTTATCCCAAAGACGACACTCCCGGCTGTACTAAAGAAGCCTGCACCATTAAAGATAATTTTCCGGCATTTGGTGAGTTAAAAGCAAATGTGGTTGGCATCAGCGCCGATTCAGTCGCCAGCCATAAAAAATTTGCCGTTAAATATAAACTACCGTTTACCATTCTATCTGATGAAGAGAAAAAAATTATTACAGCTTATGGCGTCTACGGCAAAAAAAGTTTTATGGGAAAAACCTTTATGGGCATTAAAAGAACTTCATTTCTTATTGATCCTAAAGGCACAATCGTCAAAATTTATGAAAATGTCAAACCGCCACTTCATGCCAAAGAGGTAATTGACGACCTTAAAGCCTTAAGCTAA
- a CDS encoding UbiA family prenyltransferase: MIEKLFNKFRRIVDLIENSNIHLGYFIFTFLSIITIRNFLELFSTKIELNTAVVFFHFYIGFISLATLLILTFYILTRESIVKSIKIVLIGFSILPLPPIIDLIATGGRGFAMTYLLPEFHDHIILRFFTFFGHFEERGVSLGIKTEIFIILVLTFLYFLAKKHGVFRSIANAFIVYIIIFGFFAIPFILKGIFLLLGINYDYSVDAWEILSFLFLMMFFCGIIILYLIDKKNFITIAKDARYLRLSYYLGMFFCGIIVAKSTATLPITAQNLFDFLFTAMAITAAWLFSVTTNNIADYHIDKISNKNRPLVRRTIAIEDYKKISTLLLVWAIICSTAVGPDTLFLVILFISSYFIYSMPPIRLKRVIVLSKLIIALNSLVLVLLGFFTITKTIKSFPGILFPTLLIGITILANFIDIKDYEGDRKNNIKTLPTVLGLKLTKIIIGFSFVFFYTILYVLLPYYNLGNFWNFLFIPLGLLQFYFVNQKKYQDSYIIGTCVITVFLFAILNIF, translated from the coding sequence ATGATTGAAAAATTATTCAATAAATTTAGAAGAATAGTTGACTTGATTGAGAACTCCAATATCCATCTAGGGTATTTTATTTTTACCTTTTTATCAATCATCACTATAAGAAATTTTTTAGAGCTCTTCTCTACCAAAATAGAGCTTAATACGGCTGTAGTTTTTTTTCATTTCTATATAGGATTTATTTCACTTGCCACACTATTAATTTTAACTTTTTATATTTTAACAAGAGAATCAATTGTTAAAAGTATTAAAATAGTTTTGATTGGTTTTTCGATCCTGCCACTACCACCAATAATAGATTTAATTGCTACCGGAGGGAGGGGATTCGCCATGACCTATCTGTTACCAGAATTTCATGATCATATCATATTGCGATTTTTTACATTTTTTGGACATTTTGAAGAACGGGGAGTGTCCTTAGGTATTAAAACTGAAATCTTTATTATTCTGGTGTTAACTTTTTTGTACTTTTTGGCAAAAAAACATGGCGTCTTTAGAAGTATCGCCAACGCCTTCATAGTTTATATCATAATTTTTGGTTTTTTTGCGATTCCTTTCATCTTAAAAGGAATTTTTCTATTGCTAGGCATCAACTATGACTACTCCGTCGATGCATGGGAAATATTATCTTTCTTATTCCTGATGATGTTTTTCTGCGGAATAATTATTTTATATTTAATAGACAAAAAAAACTTTATCACTATTGCAAAAGATGCCAGATATTTGCGACTCTCATACTATTTAGGAATGTTTTTCTGCGGAATAATTGTGGCAAAATCAACGGCAACACTTCCCATAACGGCGCAGAATTTATTTGACTTTTTATTCACTGCCATGGCAATAACCGCCGCCTGGTTGTTTTCAGTAACCACTAATAATATCGCTGATTATCATATTGACAAAATTTCAAACAAAAATCGACCGCTAGTTCGCCGCACAATCGCTATTGAAGATTACAAAAAAATTTCCACCCTACTTTTAGTCTGGGCAATAATATGTTCAACTGCCGTTGGACCGGACACCCTATTTCTAGTTATTTTATTTATTTCTAGTTATTTTATTTATTCCATGCCACCAATTAGGCTGAAGCGGGTTATAGTTTTATCAAAGCTGATAATTGCGTTAAATTCCTTAGTGCTGGTTTTATTAGGTTTTTTCACTATCACCAAAACTATCAAGAGTTTCCCGGGCATCTTATTTCCGACATTGCTTATTGGTATAACCATATTAGCTAATTTTATTGATATCAAAGATTACGAAGGGGATAGAAAGAATAACATTAAAACCCTACCAACCGTCCTAGGATTAAAATTAACAAAAATAATCATTGGATTCTCCTTCGTATTTTTCTACACCATATTATATGTATTACTACCGTATTATAATTTAGGAAATTTTTGGAATTTTTTATTCATACCACTCGGATTGCTACAATTTTATTTTGTCAATCAAAAAAAATACCAAGACAGTTATATTATCGGAACCTGCGTTATAACGGTCTTCTTGTTTGCAATTTTAAATATCTTCTAA
- a CDS encoding flippase: MSNASLTKNTTYYTIALTIQKILAFVYFWLISNALFAEQLGQYVFALSFTTLFSIFIDLGLSPILTREASKDKQSANQYLQNVLGIKLPLTIITLAAAWLVINISNKPDDVRLLVYLASFIMTLDSFSLSFWVIFRARQVLKYESLTTVAVQIIIFTLGVIALKTSGQVKDLIIALLVASIFNFLVSLALLKFKLKFSIRPRFDKTIAIHFLKIVPAFAIAGIFVKIYNTSDSVLLSYLDSDEAVGFFAVPAKVVYALQQIIPAAFAAVIFPAFSYYHKNSKPLLEKTFTKAFNYLTIISLPLTAGLMATIPEVTQTVWPEYTAVVPTFYVMTLAIPFIFLAFPTGYLLNACDRQKNTTINRGIITFLAVTLNLILIPKLSYFGAGVTFLITNFILLFLDLIWVKQTIVLETKKLLKTIFKSSLAAALMIILVIAIKSYFNLLVIIPLGALTYFGVLLMLRGIQIKELNEIFNKGFRNG; encoded by the coding sequence ATGTCAAACGCCAGTTTAACCAAGAACACTACGTACTATACCATTGCCTTAACTATCCAGAAAATTCTGGCTTTTGTTTATTTTTGGCTTATTTCAAATGCTTTATTCGCTGAACAGTTAGGCCAATATGTCTTTGCCCTGTCTTTTACCACCTTGTTTTCAATTTTCATTGACCTTGGCCTATCGCCAATCTTAACTCGAGAAGCCTCAAAGGATAAGCAGTCAGCCAATCAATATCTCCAAAATGTCTTAGGTATTAAGCTGCCGCTAACAATCATCACCCTAGCCGCAGCATGGCTTGTCATCAATATTTCAAACAAACCAGACGACGTCCGACTTTTGGTCTACCTGGCCAGTTTCATTATGACGCTTGACTCGTTCTCTTTGAGTTTTTGGGTTATCTTTCGTGCCCGCCAGGTCTTAAAATATGAAAGCCTCACAACCGTTGCCGTACAAATAATTATCTTTACTCTTGGCGTCATTGCCCTTAAAACCTCCGGCCAAGTCAAAGATTTAATTATTGCCTTACTGGTTGCCAGTATTTTTAACTTTTTAGTTTCTCTAGCATTACTTAAATTCAAACTTAAATTTTCAATTCGACCACGGTTTGACAAGACTATCGCTATTCACTTTCTTAAAATTGTCCCGGCTTTTGCCATTGCCGGAATTTTTGTCAAAATTTACAACACCTCAGATTCAGTTTTGCTTAGTTACCTTGACTCAGATGAAGCGGTTGGATTCTTTGCCGTCCCGGCCAAGGTGGTATATGCCTTACAACAAATTATCCCGGCTGCCTTTGCAGCCGTAATCTTTCCAGCGTTTAGTTATTATCACAAAAACTCTAAACCATTACTTGAAAAAACTTTTACTAAGGCCTTTAACTACCTAACAATCATTAGTTTGCCGCTTACTGCCGGATTAATGGCAACCATTCCGGAAGTTACCCAAACAGTTTGGCCGGAATATACTGCCGTGGTTCCGACTTTTTATGTTATGACGTTAGCCATTCCTTTTATATTTCTGGCGTTTCCCACTGGTTATTTATTAAACGCCTGCGATCGACAAAAAAACACCACCATCAACCGGGGCATTATTACCTTTTTGGCCGTTACTCTTAATCTCATCTTAATTCCCAAGCTCAGTTATTTTGGCGCCGGAGTAACTTTTTTAATTACCAACTTTATTTTACTATTTCTTGACTTAATTTGGGTAAAACAAACCATCGTTTTGGAAACAAAAAAATTACTAAAGACCATTTTCAAATCATCATTAGCCGCCGCTCTGATGATTATTTTGGTTATCGCTATCAAATCATATTTTAATCTGCTGGTTATTATTCCGCTGGGTGCGCTGACATACTTTGGCGTACTACTGATGCTAAGGGGGATACAAATCAAAGAACTAAATGAAATTTTTAACAAAGGTTTTCGCAATGGCTAA
- a CDS encoding glycosyltransferase family 4 protein: MANEIKKSLLVTLDFPPNNVGGVATFYYNVCKNLPPDKIVVLAPDHPDANNFDQKQHFTIIRKKLLNQFPQKMPAGLGGIIKIAATVRWLSLIKNLNEIVKTHQIKLIQVGQVLPIGTLALVLKKRLKIPYIFYAHGLDILLPQKFMRKKTILKNIIKESSGIVANSHFTKDELLKLGANNGQVTVVYPGANIKNHHVADSEIAALIKKHQLENKKILLTVGRLVERKGHDVVIKSLPAIIKKIPNITYLIVGDGPRKTQLVNLVHQLRLGHYVQFVDRVANSILPAYYQLADVFIMPSRRINGYDVEGFGIVFIEANLFGKPVIGGRSGGVGEAIVDGQTGILVNPTSEEEVSRSVIKLLTDPALAERLGLQGMERALRDFDWQTQTKKIKDLLS; this comes from the coding sequence ATGGCTAATGAAATCAAAAAAAGCTTACTAGTAACTTTGGATTTCCCGCCAAACAATGTCGGCGGCGTTGCTACTTTTTATTATAATGTTTGCAAAAATTTGCCCCCCGATAAAATTGTTGTCTTAGCCCCCGACCATCCAGACGCTAACAACTTTGACCAGAAGCAACATTTCACCATTATCAGAAAAAAATTGCTAAACCAATTTCCGCAAAAAATGCCAGCCGGGCTCGGAGGGATAATAAAAATCGCCGCGACTGTCCGTTGGCTTTCACTGATAAAAAATCTTAATGAAATTGTGAAAACCCACCAAATCAAGCTTATTCAAGTCGGTCAAGTATTACCGATCGGAACCTTGGCGTTGGTGCTCAAAAAAAGACTAAAAATCCCTTATATCTTTTATGCTCACGGTCTTGATATTTTATTGCCGCAAAAATTCATGCGCAAAAAGACAATATTAAAAAATATTATTAAAGAATCGTCAGGTATTGTCGCCAACAGTCACTTCACCAAAGATGAACTGTTAAAATTAGGAGCTAACAATGGCCAAGTTACCGTCGTTTATCCGGGAGCAAACATTAAAAATCATCATGTCGCCGACTCCGAAATTGCAGCACTAATCAAAAAACACCAACTGGAAAACAAAAAAATTCTTTTAACGGTTGGCCGGCTAGTCGAACGAAAAGGGCATGACGTTGTTATTAAATCATTGCCGGCAATCATAAAAAAAATCCCAAATATTACCTATCTTATCGTGGGCGACGGTCCACGAAAAACTCAACTGGTCAACTTAGTACATCAGCTTCGACTGGGCCACTATGTCCAGTTTGTTGATCGCGTGGCAAACAGCATCTTGCCCGCTTACTATCAGCTGGCTGACGTCTTTATCATGCCATCGCGCCGGATCAACGGCTATGACGTTGAAGGCTTTGGCATTGTTTTCATTGAAGCCAATCTGTTTGGCAAACCGGTCATCGGCGGACGTAGCGGGGGAGTTGGCGAAGCAATTGTTGACGGTCAAACCGGCATACTTGTCAACCCAACAAGTGAAGAAGAAGTAAGCCGCTCGGTAATAAAATTACTCACCGATCCGGCCCTAGCCGAACGGCTAGGGCTCCAGGGTATGGAACGCGCATTGCGGGATTTTGATTGGCAAACTCAGACTAAAAAAATAAAAGATTTATTAAGCTAA